From Longimicrobiaceae bacterium:
GGGTGTGCGCTGCACCGCCTGCGCCGACCTGCCGCCGACGCTCCGGGCGGTGCGCTCCGCCTTCGCCATGGGCGAGGTGTCGCGGAAGCTGGTGCACGCGCTCAAGTACCGCCGGTGGTCCGCCCTGGCGGAGCCGATGGGCCGTCGCATGGCCGCGCTCCCCTTCCCGGAGGACGTGGAGGAGGAAGCGCGGCTCGTCGTCCCGGTGCCCACCAGCCCCAGCCGCGTGCGGGAGCGGGGCTACGACCAGGCAGTCCTCCTGGCCGCCGCGTTCGCGGCGCGCACTGGTCGAACGACCGATCCGGGGATGCTCGCGCGAAGGCGCGCCAGCGGTACGCAAACGGCCTTGCATCCCGATGAGCGGCGGGCTAACGTAGCGGGCGCTTTCACCGTCCCGGAGGGGCGGCGCAGCGGGGTCCGCGGGGAGCACGTGCTCCTGGTGGACGACGTGTGGACGACGGGCGCGACC
This genomic window contains:
- a CDS encoding ComF family protein — encoded protein: VPTSERERLVCRLCWARVRELPAPRCPRCWTPVPHGREAGVRCTACADLPPTLRAVRSAFAMGEVSRKLVHALKYRRWSALAEPMGRRMAALPFPEDVEEEARLVVPVPTSPSRVRERGYDQAVLLAAAFAARTGRTTDPGMLARRRASGTQTALHPDERRANVAGAFTVPEGRRSGVRGEHVLLVDDVWTTGATAEACAQALLEAGARVVSVATFARVVPGLDR